Below is a window of Prosthecochloris sp. GSB1 DNA.
AGATGACCCGGCGCATGTCCAAAGCCGCCCGCGACATCTTTTATTTCGGCCGCCATATCGGCATCGAGGAAAAGCTTGCAGGAATCGAGGCGCTCGACGCCGAAGACCTCGGAAGCGCCGCGGCCTACCTCCGTCAGAGCGCCGGAGCCTCCCTGCTGGTATACGAACCCGGCGGCGAAGAAGAGGATTGACGAGGCACGAAGGAAAGGCGTTTCCTGAAGTCAGAAAAAAATCGTATACTTAAAACTTTTATTTTGAACCGATTTCATCAACCTAGCGATACCAGACAGCCTTGCAAAAGAATATCAACAACGTCAGCGAGACGGAACAGAAGCTGGAAATCATTCTCACAGCCGACGAGTTCAGGCCCGAACTCGATCGCGAGATAGAAAGCACGAGACAGAACATACAGATCAAGGGCTTCCGGAAAGGCCGAGTACCGGCCGGCATGGTAAAAAAGCTGGTTGGCCCGGCAATCGAAGCCAGCGTTGCGGAAAAGCTCGCGTCGAAATATTTCGGTGAAATCGCCGAAGCCGACAACCTCAAACCGGCCAGCCGCGCCGAACTCGAGGATTTCTCTTTCGGCGACGACCAGTTGACCATAACCCTGGCCTATCAGGTCCATCCCGAATTCGAAGTCGGTGATTTCAGCGACTACACCTTCGTACAGGACATCTATACCGTTACCGACGAAGACGTGGACCGCGAAATCAACCTCATTCTGAAAGGCCACGGCACCCTGGTTCCCGCGGAAGGCCCCGCCGGCGAACATGACACCATCATAGCCGACGTAACACGGCTCGGCGGCCCTGAAGAGGCGAAGGAAGAACACAAGACCGAAAACCACCACTTCAACCTCGAATATCTTCCCGAAGACAATCAGTTCCGCACGGCGCTCGTCGGCCGCAAGGCGGGAGAAACCGTTTCCGTCGATGTCGAGGCAAAGGAAGAAGACGATGAATCGTACCGCTACGAGGTTGCCGTCAAGGAAGTCAAAACCCTTGAGCTTCCCGAACTGAACGACGAACTGGTCAAGGAAATCACCAGCCAGAAATTCGACACGGCCGAAGCTTTCCGGCAGGACGTGCGCCAGCAACTCGAAGAGCATTTCAGCAACAAATCCGAACAGGACCTTCTCGAAGCGATTTCCTCGAAGCTCATCGAGGAAAACCCCGTACCGACCCCGTCGGCAATGGTCGAATCCTTCGAGAACATGCTGCTTGAAAACGCAAAACGCCAGATGGGAGGCAAGCTTCCCGCTGGCATGGACGAACAGGAACTCCGCTCCTCCCTGCGCCCGAATGCTGAAAAGCATGCTCGCTGGATGCTCATCAGCCAGAAAATCGCCGAGATGAACGATCTCGAAGTCAAGGAAGAAGACATTCGCGCATTCGCGGAAAAAGAGGCCGCGAAAAGTCCGGACCTCAAGGCCGAGGACCTTGTCAATACGTACAATTCCGCCGAATTCCGCGATTATGTGACCGATACCATCCTGAAGGACAAGATCTACAACGCCATCAAGACAAAAGTCACCATCAACGGAGAAAACAGGTCCCTGCCCGTGCACAACGGGTAACGGTTAGCCGGATTTCAAGACGATATCGTCTTGAAAAAGTAAAAAAGCAGGATGCCTTTCGGCACCCTGCTTTTTTATTGCGCACGTTCCCGACCCGGCTCCTCAATCGAATTGAATCGTCATGGAAAGATCGAGCGCCGTGACGCTGTGTGTCAATTCGCCGACCGAAATGAAATCCACGCCCGTTTCGGCGATGTGCGCTACCGTTTGCAGTCCTACATTTCCTGACGCCTCCAGCAGTATTTCCGGTGAATGCGTTCTTGCCAGCGCGACAGCTTCCCGAAGCCCGTCGAGGGAAAAATTGTCGAGCAGGACGATATCCGGAACCGCCCCGAGCGCCGCCTGAAGCTCCCCGGCCGATCGGACTTCAACCTCTATTTTCACGTCGATCCCCTTGTCGGCCAGATAACGGCGCGCTCGCTCGATAGCCGGGACGACGCCCCCGGCGGCATCGATATGATTGTCCTTGATGAGTACAAGATCGAAGAGACCGAAACGGTGATTCCGACCGCCGCCTATCTTCACGGCCTCCTTGTCGAAATACCTGAGGCCTGGCGCCGTCTTTCTCGTGTCGAGAATTCTTGCCCCGGTATGCGCAATTTTTTCAGCAAACACACGCGTACGGGTCGCAATTCCCGACATTCTCTGCATGAAGTTGAGAGCCGTGCGTTCCGCGACCAGCAGCGACGCGACGCCGCCCCGCGCCTCGAGAACCGTGACGCCCGCGGACACGCGCTCGCCATCGGCAATGAACGGAGTCACGGCAATCCCGGAATCGATTCCCCGAAACACCTCTTGCGCCACGCCGATTCCGGCAATAATACCGTCCGCCTTCGCGCAGATGACCCCGCGTCCTCTCTGGACCGGATCTATCGTGGCCATGGTCGTCAGGTCACCGTCGTAGCGATCCTCCTCAAGCGCCTGCATGATCGAGCGCGCCCTGCACAGGTCAAAAAAATTCTGGAAATCCCGTTCTTTCATAATTTCGTGCGTCGTGGCCTACGGCCCGGTTTTGAAAATCTCAAGGCAACGCTTGCGATCAAATTGTTTTGCGAACCCTTGACTAATCGTTAAAATACTATTTCGCCCTTCAGTTATCCTAAAGGGAGAGACGCAAGTTTATCAGCTTACCCGCGAAAAGAACATCTCCGCACATGACAAAGCACGAAAGCGGTTCCTGCATACGCCTCGTCAACCTCACGTTTTACGCCCACCACGGCGTTCACCGTGAAGAACATTTCGTGGGAGCGAAATACGAAGTGGACGCCGAGATGCATTTCGATTACCGCAAGGCGGCCCGCAACGACGATATCGCCAGCACGATAGACTACCGGCAGGTCTACGAAAAAATCAGGGGCGTAATCACGCAGAAAAAATACTACCTCATCGAAGCCGTAGCCTATACCATCGCGACCGAGTTCCTCGCATCCAATCCCGTGCTCGATTCGATAACCGTCAAGGTCAGAAAACGCAATCCGCCCATAGGAGGCGTCTGCGATTTCGCGGAGGCGGTTTACACAGCGGTAAATCCCGAACGTTCGTGAGTTCGTCAGCAAAACACCACGATGTCTTCATCGGAGCAGGCTCGAACATGGGGGACAGGCGGAAAAACCTCTCGAAAGCACTGCGCTTGATCGGGGAACTTCCCCTGACAACGGTGGAAGCGGTCTCGCCGGCATACCTCTCGGAGCCGTTGGGAAACAGTGACCAGGAATGGTTCTGCAATGCAGTATTCAGGATCCGGACCATCCTGGAGCCCGAAAGGCTCCTCATGGCCTGCAAGTCGATAGAACGCCGCATGGGCAGACCGGCGCAGTATCCCAGATGGGGCCCCAGGATCATCGACCTCGACATTCTCCTCTACGACGATCTCGACATCCGCCTTAAAAATCTTGAGATACCCCATCCCGAAATGCACAGAAGGAAATTCGTCCTCGTCCCGCTTCTCGATCTCGACGATCCCTTCCATCCCGGACTGCGGCAGAGAATTCACGAGCTGCTCGAAAGCTGCCAGGACCGCTCAACAATCCAGAGACAGAAACACCGGCTGCAATACTGAGACGCTGAAAAAGCGAAAGCCCCGGATTCCGGGGCCTTTGCGTCGCATCCGCCTCTTCGTTTTCGAGGAACCCTCTTCAGCTAATTTGCGAAGGTGATATTGAGGTGACCCTGTTCGAAATCCGCCCCTTCGGTTTTCCTGCCGATAAGGATGTTGGGAAGTACGATGCTTTTCCTGAAGTTGTTGATATCCACCAGCAACTCGTCGCCCTTGATGTTGACGTTGAGCTTGGTGATCTCGACGTTCGGCAAGTGCAGACGAAGCACATACTTGCCATCCACCTTCTCGAGCACCTGGGTTTTATCCTCCTTGTAGAGGATATCGTCCGGCTTGGCCCCGTCGAAAATCTGGCCGCCGAGAAGGCTCAACTGATCGGTCTTGATGACTTCGTGCGGCGCCTGGGAAGCCTTCAGTATCGGAATCGGGTAGAAACAGTCGTCGATGACTTTCAGATACTTCTGCTGCTGGGAAATCAGGCAGGTCAGGTAATCATCCGAAGACTGTTGCGGCAGGATCTTGTTGACCACCACCGCATCGAGCTTGTAGCCGAACAGGTTGAGATAGGTCTGAACGCGCAGAGCCTCCTTGATGACCATGTTTTCGGGATTGACGACGACCCGGAAGGTCGTGATCTGCTTGTCCTGCAGCATGCCGTGCAGTTCCTTCATGTGGTCGTTGACTTCCGGCATCAGCTTGAAGATATTTTTCTTCGGCATGAAACGGTTCAGAAGCGGAGCCGCGAAACCGATCGCCTTGGTATGCCATCCTCCGATTTTCTCGGAGTACCATCCATACGATTCGGGCATGCCGAGAAGGCGCATGGTTTCGCCGGTCGGGGCGGCATCGACGACAATGACGTCGTAATTGCCCGATTTGGCCGCTTTCCAGATATGACGGAGACTGATCATCTCTTCCATGCCCGGAACGACCGCCAGCTCTTCGGCAACGACTTCGCTCGCTCCGTCGTTGACGAGAATGGCTGAAAAATAGGAATAGAGCTCATTCCAGTTTTCCCTGATTTCAGCCAGAACGTTCACCTCCATCGCGTAGAGATTTTTTTCCACCTCCACAGGCTTGGGGTTAAGTTCAACACCCAGGGCGTCAGCGAGGCTGTGCGCGACGTCGGTGCTCATGATCAGCACCCGTTTTCCGCTCCGCGCAATTGCCGTTGCGGTAGCTGCGGAAACAGTCGTTTTGCCGACGCCTCCCTTCCCCAGATAAAGAATGATTCTCATGTTGTGT
It encodes the following:
- the tig gene encoding trigger factor, producing the protein MQKNINNVSETEQKLEIILTADEFRPELDREIESTRQNIQIKGFRKGRVPAGMVKKLVGPAIEASVAEKLASKYFGEIAEADNLKPASRAELEDFSFGDDQLTITLAYQVHPEFEVGDFSDYTFVQDIYTVTDEDVDREINLILKGHGTLVPAEGPAGEHDTIIADVTRLGGPEEAKEEHKTENHHFNLEYLPEDNQFRTALVGRKAGETVSVDVEAKEEDDESYRYEVAVKEVKTLELPELNDELVKEITSQKFDTAEAFRQDVRQQLEEHFSNKSEQDLLEAISSKLIEENPVPTPSAMVESFENMLLENAKRQMGGKLPAGMDEQELRSSLRPNAEKHARWMLISQKIAEMNDLEVKEEDIRAFAEKEAAKSPDLKAEDLVNTYNSAEFRDYVTDTILKDKIYNAIKTKVTINGENRSLPVHNG
- the nadC gene encoding carboxylating nicotinate-nucleotide diphosphorylase is translated as MKERDFQNFFDLCRARSIMQALEEDRYDGDLTTMATIDPVQRGRGVICAKADGIIAGIGVAQEVFRGIDSGIAVTPFIADGERVSAGVTVLEARGGVASLLVAERTALNFMQRMSGIATRTRVFAEKIAHTGARILDTRKTAPGLRYFDKEAVKIGGGRNHRFGLFDLVLIKDNHIDAAGGVVPAIERARRYLADKGIDVKIEVEVRSAGELQAALGAVPDIVLLDNFSLDGLREAVALARTHSPEILLEASGNVGLQTVAHIAETGVDFISVGELTHSVTALDLSMTIQFD
- the folB gene encoding dihydroneopterin aldolase, with translation MTKHESGSCIRLVNLTFYAHHGVHREEHFVGAKYEVDAEMHFDYRKAARNDDIASTIDYRQVYEKIRGVITQKKYYLIEAVAYTIATEFLASNPVLDSITVKVRKRNPPIGGVCDFAEAVYTAVNPERS
- the folK gene encoding 2-amino-4-hydroxy-6-hydroxymethyldihydropteridine diphosphokinase; amino-acid sequence: MSSSAKHHDVFIGAGSNMGDRRKNLSKALRLIGELPLTTVEAVSPAYLSEPLGNSDQEWFCNAVFRIRTILEPERLLMACKSIERRMGRPAQYPRWGPRIIDLDILLYDDLDIRLKNLEIPHPEMHRRKFVLVPLLDLDDPFHPGLRQRIHELLESCQDRSTIQRQKHRLQY
- a CDS encoding ArsA family ATPase, translating into MGKGGVGKTTVSAATATAIARSGKRVLIMSTDVAHSLADALGVELNPKPVEVEKNLYAMEVNVLAEIRENWNELYSYFSAILVNDGASEVVAEELAVVPGMEEMISLRHIWKAAKSGNYDVIVVDAAPTGETMRLLGMPESYGWYSEKIGGWHTKAIGFAAPLLNRFMPKKNIFKLMPEVNDHMKELHGMLQDKQITTFRVVVNPENMVIKEALRVQTYLNLFGYKLDAVVVNKILPQQSSDDYLTCLISQQQKYLKVIDDCFYPIPILKASQAPHEVIKTDQLSLLGGQIFDGAKPDDILYKEDKTQVLEKVDGKYVLRLHLPNVEITKLNVNIKGDELLVDINNFRKSIVLPNILIGRKTEGADFEQGHLNITFAN